AAACATGTGTTAATAAATTGGGGTATTGCAGTTTCCTCAAACTACTTATAGTTCACACATGATTTATCTTACTTTACTGTAACATTTGAGCCTCTAATCAAAGTTGCATCCTGTCACAGGCTGGTCTTCCTCCAGGTGTTCTGAATATAGTTTCTGGATATGGTCCAACTGCTGGTGCGGCTCTTGCCAGCCATATGGATGTGGACAAGGTATATTTTGAGCTTGAACATGTCCTTGCTCAtttttatatatgcataaagGTATTGAGCGTTGAAATTAATAGCTTGATGAGTTGATAGCCTAATCAATTATGTGGAAAGCAATGTGACCTGGTCTTTTGGAACCCAATCTGAGCATTTGCCAGTTGCATCAGGCATTTTTTACTATAAGCCTAGCTGTGCTTCATTATCTCATGGCTTTTAGAATATCAGTGATTAATACCATTGCCACTACTATTGCAGCTTGCTTTCACAGGATCTACTAAAACGGGTAAGATTGTTCTTGAACTGGCTGCAAAAAGCAATCTTAAGCCAGTGACCCTAGAGCTTGGAGGGAAATCACCTTTTATAATTTGTGAAGATGCTGATATTGACCAAGCTGTGGAGCTAGCACACTTTGCTTTGTTCTTTAATCAggtatttttatgaaattttcgGCATAGAGCTTAGCTTTTgaacacataaaaatataattgtttgCTGCCTGTAGGGACAATGCTGCTGTGCTGGGTCTCGTACTTATGTACATGAACGTGTGTATGATGAGTTTGTAGAGAAATCAAAGGCACGTGCCATTAAACGTATTGTTGGTGATCCCTTCAAGAAGGGTATTGAACAAGGTCCTCAGGTACTGTGCACAGTAATTTCTGcagttttgaaaaaattttctgaAACTATACCTATATGTCATCTTCATCCAATTCACATGTTACAACAAATTTATGTAAAGTGCTTAAGTTGCAAGATACCTCTAATGAACCCTATCAAACTCTCAGATCGACTCAGAGCAGTTCCAGAAGGTCCTTAGGTACATCAAATTGGGCATTGAAAGCAATGCAACCCTTGAATGTGGTGGTGACAGATTAGGCACCAGAGGATACTTCGTTCAGCCTACCGTCTTCTCAAATGTTCAGGTACTAAATTGTTTATCTCCTGCTATTTCCTCTACCCATGTGATATCATATCATTATATCTAAAGTGCTGAttacatttcaataaaacaggACGATATGCTAATAGCACAGGATGAGATCTTTGGCCCAGTGCAAACCATATTGAAGTTCAAGTGAGTAAAAACTTCCTTCCCCCATTTGTTATATTTTGACATCAGTTTCATCAAGGCATCTCATCACAATTATCACAATAATCTCTTTCAGGGATATTAATGAAGCGATAAGAAGGGCAAATACCACAAGATATGGCCTAGCTGCAGGAGTTTTCACCAAGAGTGTGGAAACTGCGAATACAGCCATGCGGGCATTGCGGGCTGGGACGGTATGGATTAACTGCTATGATGTGTTTGATGCTGCCATTCCTTTTGGGGGATACAAGATGAGCGGCATAGGCAGGGAAAAGGGAATTTATAGTCTTCACAATTATTTGCAAGTGAAGGCAGTTGTTTCTCCTCTGAAAAATCCAGCGTGGTTGTAGTTTTTTGAGTTTCACCATGTCCATGCTTTAGCTTCAGTGCTTTGAACAATAATAGCATAAGAAAGTAATGTTTGTAATTGTGGATCCGAGGTGCTACGTACTGATACTCTCTCTCATTGTACTTGCTTATCCGTGTATTTCAGCGTTTTGGAATGGATAGTGTAATAATAGTTCTTGCCCGGGTAGgtatgaatataataaaattatgtatatatatttatattatataattaaatattattttatttttaattaaaaattttttaatcacataataatatatattaaatatatatatacatataaaatatacattaaataaatacgtataattttagTGATGTTAGTTATAGAATCTGATAGAGGATGCTTACAAGAGGTACATAGTGTATATATTTCTGTGTTTGTCACTACCCCTCTTAGCGATTCAAAGAcccataagaaaaaattatattggaaTAAAGTaatcaaatgatttttaatttaaatatgtttttattagagttgtgtaaaataatcaattagaaTTGGAACAAGAGCCATCGATATCTAACTTTTAGTTTCAATTCTTATTCGAAATAGCTATACTCTGAATAAGTTCGACCTCCCAGTTTGTAGAATCGATTAGCTCCAATTTCGAATCTATCTCATAAAAAATTGGCATCGGAATCAAATGACTAACTAAAATCTGATTTATTGTCTTAAATCTGGAAGAGCATGCAAATTGAAATGGAGTGATCATCTTAAAGAAAGctacaaaaattaacaaaaatcattattttgcaGTCCGCATGAATAAGGCCACTTCACCACCCATGCTTCGAAATAAACGATTTTCCATTGAGCAGAGATCCTGTGGGTACGGTACGGTGAAAGGCCTATCTATTTTCCTTCAACATTTGGGTTTGGCAGCCCATTTTCAAAGCAGTCAAAATCAAACATGTCGGCAGCCCCAAAACTTGATTCATACCGCATTAATGTTAAAAAGAACAACAATCCAACTCCGGGCTTATTTTCTTGGAATCTCCCTCGTGGGCCTTTGCATAAATAATTGCACTAATCACAATTATCTTGTCGCCCACACAAATGTCGTCAAATTATTGGTCCACGTATTTCACATATAgacttatattaaaaaaatcagtaTTAATTAGAAGTTAGTTGCATTAATTTGTAGCCACAAGTAACTTGATCAGATTTTGATTGCGTGACCTCTCAACTTCCTCACATTAACCATTTCAATTCATCGTTACTGTCTTGTTAACACGGGTAGCTGGCCGTCATCTTTTTCCTTTACGTAGACTCGCTGGATATTGTTCATAGGGTTCTTATTCATTGATTttcctattttaataataattttaaaaagtttcttCTTCAGATAGAAAAAGACACgtaattaattttccaattaaatCCAAGCTTGCCTTCTTCCCTGTGTAACATGTCAACTCCTAATACGACCACGTTTCTAGTCGGTTTCTCTGGGACCTATCAACTCTACTGTGAAATGACAATTCTCTCCGtacaattttgaaatatatatccAAATCTAGTTTCGTCTATAATCTGAGAAACAACATCTGGCCAATCTGTGATCTGCACGTGTCCAATCTACACGTGTTACGAAAATCTAGTGTCAAACCCGTGCCCTTCCCAGTCAACTCAGCAAGCCCAGTTGCATTTCTTTGCCACGTGTCCTCTAGATTTTTCAGttaaattaaggccaaacgactatttcccaaccaaggtatgctgtaatgacaagtttcccccctttaactatggaaataccaaacacccacccatggccagttaaatttaacgggattaagggtaaaattgtcattttctctataatattaaaaaataaactaaaatataatttccttttgcccccctaaagtttgaaaacaaaaattttcccccagcctaagtttaagaaaatggcagtttcaccctagggtttggttttgaaatctccggcgacctctccggctccgttgccgacggcttctccctcccgaagaatcctctccttccgtgatcggtttcctcccatttggaggtccgatcgtcgccggaaaagcggtgggagacgaagaacttcgtcggggaagacgaagttcttcgtctcccaccgcttttccggcgacgatcggacctccaaatgggaggaaaccgatcaccggaaggagatgattcttcgggagggagaaaccgtcggcaacggagccggagaggtcgccggagatttcaaaaccaaaccctagggtgaaactgccattttcttaaacttaggctggggggaaattttttttttcaaactttaggggggcaaaaggagataaaattttcaggcgttaaggttctgttaaatttaactggccatgggtgggtgtttggtatttccatagttaaagggggaaaacttgtcattacagcataccttgggtgggaaatagtcgtttggccttaaattaaCCCCCGCCCTTTTATATGCGGAACCAAAGCTCCTCGTTTTTACGTTCAAAACCCAAGTTGTAAAAGCACTCGCTCTGTTTTTTCTTATCTCTGCAATGATTAAAAGTTCAGATCAAATCAATCGCCGGATTTTGTCGTTTCCGGCGGTTCACCCTTGCGAGGATATTTCTCCGGGTATCCTTCTCGGTTCTTTAATAACTCTTGCTCATAGCATATGCAATTACCAATCTAACATATTTGCAACTCAGCGAAGAAATGCCCGTGAAACTATTCGCCAGATAGGAATTCTTTTGATATTCTTCGAGGAGATTCGTGACCGTGCGTTGACTCTTCCGGATTCAGTTGTTCTTTGCTTCTCTGAGCTTCACTTTACCTTTCAAAAAGTTCAATTCTTGATGGAAGATTGCACGAGAGAAGGCTCTAAGCTATGGATTCTAATGAAGTCTCAGTTTATTGCTGCTCAATTTCGTGTATTAATCCGGGGAATCTCTACGGCCCTGGATATTTTACCACTGAATTTAGTAGATGTTTGTGGGGAAGTTAAGGAATTAATCGAGTTGGTAGCCAAGCAATCGAGGAAGGCAAAATTTGAGCTTGACCAAGATGATGAGCGAGCCATGAAACGAGTTCTTgcaatattgaaatattttgagAAGGGCATCCAGCCTGATTTGGATTTCATCAAGTGGGTTTTTGATTATCTTGATATTAGAAGCTGGAGTGATTGTCACAATGAAATCAAGTTCATGGAAGAAGTTATAACCACGCAGTGCTCCGATTTTGAAGAGAAAGAGGTCCCCTTTTTAAGTAGTTTAGTGGGGTTCATGAGCTATTGTAGAGTAGTTATTTTCGAAACTCTGGATTACAGGAATCATGATCAAACTGAAGTGAGGTGCAATTTGGAGAGCCTTAGTTGCTTGAATCCTGAGGACTTCCGGTGTCCGATTTCTCTCGAGTTAATGACTGATCCTGTGACAATATCTACAGGACAGACTTATGATCGAGCTTCGATTCAGAGGTGGCTCAAAGCAGGGAATATGATGTGTCCCAAAACAGGGGAGAAGCTAAAAAACACAGAGTTGGTCCCCAATGCAGCTCTGAAGAAACTTATCCAACAGTTTTGTGCAGACAACGGCATTTCGCTTTGCAAAACCAGTAGACAGAGTCGTGATATAACGAGGACGATTCTTCCGGGTAGTCCTCCGGCCGCCGAAGCTATAAAATTTCTGTCAAAATTTCTTGCAAGAAGGCTGTTTTTTGGAACaaatgaagagaaaaacaaGGCTGCCTATGAAATTCGTTTGTTGGCGAAATCAAACATTTTCAATAGGTCTTGTTTGATTGAAGCAGGCACAATCCCACCTCTGTTATCTCTTTTATCTTCGTCCGATCGGTCTGTACAACTAGAAGAGAATGCAATAGCTGCTTTATTGAAGCTCTCAAAGCACGCTAGTGGCAAGAAAGTGATAGTTGAAAATGGAGGATTGAAAGTGATACTTGCAGTGCTCAAATCAGGCTTAGGGTTGGAAGCACAGCAGATAGCAGCCgctacattattttatttgtcttCCGTCAATGGGTATCGAAAGTTGATCGGAGAAACACCGGAGGCAATCCCAGCTCTTGTTGAGCTTATCAAAGATGGTACAATTTGGGGAAAGAAGAATGCAGTGGTTACAATGTTCGGGCTGCTATTGTATCCCAGAAACCATGAAAGAGTGCTCGCCGCTGGCACTGTCCAAGTGCTCGTTGATATTCTTGCATCCTCATATAATGCCGAGCTTATCACAGATTCACTAGCAGTCATTGCAGCTTTAGCTGAGAGTACGGAAGGAGCAGTCACAATTCTTCAGACTTCAGCCATGGCTGTAATTATGGGGCTATTACAATCGCTAACATCTCGAAGAGGGAAGGAGTATTGTGTCTCGATACTGCTGTCCTTATGCAGCAATGGCGGTAAAGAGGTGATAGCAATACTAGCCAAGGATTCTTCACTGATGCCTTCACTATATTCGCTTACAACAGATGGCTCATCTCATGCAAGCAGAAAGGCACGGTCGCTCATCAAAATTCTGCATAAATTCTACGAAACAAACTCTTGGGGTTTGATGGGTTCTGGAGTTCAACATGAACGACCGGTTCATGTCAGGTAGTGAAGtcaattaatttag
Above is a genomic segment from Mangifera indica cultivar Alphonso chromosome 3, CATAS_Mindica_2.1, whole genome shotgun sequence containing:
- the LOC123212096 gene encoding aldehyde dehydrogenase family 2 member B4, mitochondrial-like — translated: MAARRISSLLSRSLSASSPSLLRSLGINSSRGRGISRFSTAAVLEEPIIPPVQINYTQNLINGQFVDAASGKTFPTYDPRTGEVIANVAEGDVEDINHAVSAARKAFDEGPWPKMTAYERSRILLRFADLVEKHSDELAALETWNCGKPYEQSAKSELPMLVRLFHYYAGWADKIHGLTVPGDGNYHVQTLHEPIGVAGQIIPWNFPLIMFAWKVGPALACGNTIVLKTAEQTPLTALYAAKLFHEAGLPPGVLNIVSGYGPTAGAALASHMDVDKLAFTGSTKTGKIVLELAAKSNLKPVTLELGGKSPFIICEDADIDQAVELAHFALFFNQGQCCCAGSRTYVHERVYDEFVEKSKARAIKRIVGDPFKKGIEQGPQIDSEQFQKVLRYIKLGIESNATLECGGDRLGTRGYFVQPTVFSNVQDDMLIAQDEIFGPVQTILKFKDINEAIRRANTTRYGLAAGVFTKSVETANTAMRALRAGTVWINCYDVFDAAIPFGGYKMSGIGREKGIYSLHNYLQVKAVVSPLKNPAWL
- the LOC123212103 gene encoding U-box domain-containing protein 19-like; the encoded protein is MIKSSDQINRRILSFPAVHPCEDISPGILLGSLITLAHSICNYQSNIFATQRRNARETIRQIGILLIFFEEIRDRALTLPDSVVLCFSELHFTFQKVQFLMEDCTREGSKLWILMKSQFIAAQFRVLIRGISTALDILPLNLVDVCGEVKELIELVAKQSRKAKFELDQDDERAMKRVLAILKYFEKGIQPDLDFIKWVFDYLDIRSWSDCHNEIKFMEEVITTQCSDFEEKEVPFLSSLVGFMSYCRVVIFETLDYRNHDQTEVRCNLESLSCLNPEDFRCPISLELMTDPVTISTGQTYDRASIQRWLKAGNMMCPKTGEKLKNTELVPNAALKKLIQQFCADNGISLCKTSRQSRDITRTILPGSPPAAEAIKFLSKFLARRLFFGTNEEKNKAAYEIRLLAKSNIFNRSCLIEAGTIPPLLSLLSSSDRSVQLEENAIAALLKLSKHASGKKVIVENGGLKVILAVLKSGLGLEAQQIAAATLFYLSSVNGYRKLIGETPEAIPALVELIKDGTIWGKKNAVVTMFGLLLYPRNHERVLAAGTVQVLVDILASSYNAELITDSLAVIAALAESTEGAVTILQTSAMAVIMGLLQSLTSRRGKEYCVSILLSLCSNGGKEVIAILAKDSSLMPSLYSLTTDGSSHASRKARSLIKILHKFYETNSWGLMGSGVQHERPVHVR